From Scleropages formosus chromosome 1, fSclFor1.1, whole genome shotgun sequence, a single genomic window includes:
- the LOC108929214 gene encoding radial spoke head protein 3 homolog B-like, translating into MPWVVQAQQETQSGIYTFSSSPRAILNRSKYREPITEQNDKHAKYGNIMYDRRVVRGNTYAQYILPATPQPDPSELRRQQEARRRAIERRRTKEQLRLRTPEPVEGRKHADVQTDLYLLELSDKIDESSVECQTDAFLDRPTTPLFIPVKSGKDVATQIEEGELFDFDVEVRPMLEVLVGKTVEQALLEVMEEEELAILRAQQRAFEELRSAELVEVQRLEEQERRRREEKERRIKQQREVLQKEKEAAEKIAAQAFAKQYLSSLLPHVYNMLRDSGFFYDPVERDVETGFLPWLMAEVNSTLEKRYVARTVLDTLIRDVTQQRLEAFQQVEHK; encoded by the exons ATGCCTTGGGTTGTACAGGCACAGCAGGAGACTCAGAGCGGTATATACACATTCTCCAGCAGTCCCAGAGCCATACTGAACCGCAGCAAGTACAGGGAGCCCATAACCGAGCA AAATGACAAACATGCCAAATATGGGAATATCATGTATGACCGACGAGTTGTCAGAGGAAATACCTACGCCCAGTACATTCTGCCAGCT acACCCCAGCCTGATCCCTCAGAGCTGCGCAGACAGCAGGAGGCCAGGAGAAGAGCCATCGAGAGGAGGAGAACTAAGGAGCAATTGCGCTTGAGAACTCCGGAGCCAGTGGAAGGGCGGAAACACGCTGATGTACAGACAG ACTTGTACCTCTTGGAGTTGAGTGACAAGATTGATGAGTCCAGCGTGGAATGTCAGACCGATGCCTTCCTGGACAGGCCGACCACCCCTCTCTTCATTCCGGTGAAATCTGGGAAAGATGTGGCGACACAGATAGAGGAAGGAGAG CTGTTTGACTTTGACGTGGAGGTGCGGCCCATGCTGGAGGTGTTGGTGGGGAAGACGGTGGAGCAGGCTCTGCTGGAggtgatggaggaggaggaactggCCATACTCCGTGCGCAGCAGCGTGCCTTTGAGGAGCTGCGCAGTGCAGAGTTGGTGGAGGTGCAgaggctggaggagcaggagcgtCGGCGCCGGGAGGAAAAG GAGCGGAGAATCAAACAGCAGAGGGAAGTCCtgcagaaggagaaagaggcTGCAGAGAAGATTGCAGCGCAGGCCTTTGCAAAGCAGTATTTATCAAGCTTGCTTCCCCATGTATACAATATGCTGAGGGACAGCGGATTTTTCTATGACCCTGTTGAAAGAG ATGTGGAGACTGGATTCCTTCCATGGTTAATGGCAGAAGTCAACagtactttagagaaaagataTGTAGCAAGAACAGTTTTGGATA CTCTCATTAGAGATGTCACCCAGCAGAGGCTAGAAGCTTTCCAACAGGTGGAGCACAAGTGA
- the tagapb gene encoding T cell activation RhoGTPase activating protein b has protein sequence MKVLSGNILSKTLTGGGMDSLIEDDGKPFPPPEKVFNADGRVCLPIENGNSNGSSRWSFLRKSRKSAVLSITCSSDANSKTALFGQLLSKVCSEEEKLPKPITEILTLLMKKGCTTEGVFRKPGNNKCLKEIKGQLNDGLDVDMKAKPVVLLAALFKDFLRELPGSLLVEEMSKDWMSALDKEKLHERCTELRNLTESLPKPNTILLQNLLCVLHHISKNANINKMDARNLAVCIAPNLLQCGNLSDLDKVIDLTQFLIENCCEIFGEQIQSLLGDPEEEELADTSDSVSSHQHDSAYDSTDPDADGEFAGATEKQQAETSEDKCQRSTSSACKEERSAIPSCPSNAIFHTFTKPFSRRCSEPILFQPAGMSSISVHARSHEDFSKEKESFFLGDQRLKKQNSDSVLRLLQGERTTSIPEKLGGNLTTEPAVPSKDCSYSSSCSLESSFSNISETSVFTSSPLASPRNIRKTNLECEEVQRHEVKMRSQSMRSDRRRPLRAKSLGAFSYKGSFKKGDSQKETIFACETLQEDSQSEVEPTELAPRQRPLSAVEVFQHVDSRIPRKPPSYEQAIQSGLQPPAYRRMTVQDALLQKRRSRPSSGTEELLHSCPVNTFTDCYPQIQDIAIEGIPRSTQSTQMCRYRAMSESVSRAQLDRVSRRCNQRPFEDISYAKESYV, from the exons ATGAAGGTGCTGAGTGGCAATATATTG TCAAAGACTCTAACGGGGGGAGGAATGGACTCATTGATCGAA GACGACGGGAAACCCTTCCCCCCGCCAGAGAAGGTCTTCAATGCGGATGGCAGAGTGTGCCTGCCCATTG AAAACGGGAACAGCAATGGAAGCAGTAGATGGAGTTTCCTACGAAAATCGAGGAAGAGCGCAGTTCTGTCCATCACCTGCTCCTCAGATGCCAACTCAAAGACGGCCCTGTTCGGACAGCTGCTGTCAAAAGTTTGCAGCGAAGAAGAAAAACTCCCCAAACCCATTACA GAAATACTCACACTGCTCATGAAGAAAGGTTGTACTACAGAGGGTGTGTTTAGGAAGCCAGGCAACAACAAGTGCCTGAAAGAGATCAAGGGGCAGCTCAATGACGGCCTGGACGTTGACATGAAGGCCAAACCGGTCGTTCTTCTGGCTGCACTTTTCAAG GACTTCCTAAGGGAGCTCCCAGGCAGCTTGCTGGTGGAGGAGATGTCCAAAGACTGGATGtctgcactggacaaagagAAACTGCATGAGAGGTGCACAGAGCTTCGGAA TTTGACAGAGAGCCTGCCAAAGCCCAATACCATCCTGCTCCAGAATCTACTCTGTGTGCTTCACCACATAAGCAAGAATGCAAACATCAACAAAATGGATGCTCGTAACCTTGCTGTCTGCATTGCACCCAACCTGCTGCAGTGTGGCAACCTGTCTGATTTGGACAAG GTTATAGACCTGACGCAGTTCCTCATTGAAAactgctgtgaaatatttggAGAGCAAATCCAGAGCCTTCTTGGTGACCCTGAAGAGGAAGAACTAGCAGATACTTCTG ATTCAGTGTCCTCCCACCAGCATGACTCTGCTTACGACAGCACTGACCCTGATGCAGATGGAGAATTTGCAGGAGccacagaaaaacaacaggCAGAGACCTCAGAAGACAAGTGTCAACGGTCCACCTCCTCTGCATGCAAGGAAGAGCGGTCAGCCATTCCATCATGCCCCTCCAATGCTATCTTCCACACCTTCACCAAGCCCTTCTCCAGGAGATGTTCAGAACCAATCCTCTTCCAACctgctggaatgagctccatCAGTGTGCATGCCAGGAGTCACGAAGACTTCTCGAAGGAGAAGGAGAGCTTCTTCTTGGGAGACCAGCGCTTGAAAAAACAGAACTCTGACTCTGTTCTGCGCCTGCTCCAAGGGGAGAGGACAACTTCTATCCCAGAGAAGCTTGGTGGCAATTTGACCACTGAGCCAGCTGTACCCTCCAAAGACTGCTCCtattcctccagctgctctctgGAGAGCTCCTTCTCTAACATATCCGAGACTTCTGTCTTCACCAGCTCTCCTCTGGCTTCCCCACGTAATATCCGAAAGACCAATCTTGAATGCGAGGAAGTCCAGAGGCACGAAGTGAAGATGCGATCCCAGTCCATGAGGAGTGACAGAAGGAGACCATTGAGGGCCAAGAGCTTGGGTGCCTTTAGCTACAAGGGGAGTTTCAAAAAGGGGGACTCCCAGAAAGAGACCATTTTTGCCTGTGAGACCCTCCAAGAGGACTCCCAGAGCGAAGTGGAGCCCACTGAGTTGGCTCCCAGGCAACGTCCACTATCAGCCGTAGAGGTGTTCCAGCATGTGGACAGCAGGATCCCAAGGAAGCCTCCATCATATGAGCAGGCCATTCAGAGTGGCCTCCAGCCACCAGCATACCGCCGCATGACTGTGCAAGATGCTTTGTTGCAGAAAAGGAGGTCCCGGCCTTCCTCTGGAACTGAGGAACTACTGCACTCCTGCCCTGTCAACACCTTCACAGACTGCTATCCCCAAATCCAAGACATTGCTATTGAGGGTATTCCTAGAAGTACTCAGTCAACACAGATGTGCCGTTACAGAGCCATGTCCGAGTCAGTGTCCAGGGCTCAGCTGGACAGAGTCTCACGCAGGTGCAATCAGCGTCCATTTGAGGACATTTCATATGCAAAAGAGTCCTATGTGTGA